GGCTGAGAAGTTGGGCTCAAACGGGCCTGTGCCGGACCAAGCCAATTCAGCACGTCATCGCTGACGCTGGCAGCCTCGGGTCAGAGAGATGGCTCTGTGCTCCGCTATTCCCTCCTTTCGCTTTTACAGAAAAGACCACGGTCACCATTCCCGCTTGTTTTGGGCGCCCGACTCCGCCGTCGGACGCCCCTCAGCCAGGATCGGATCGTGCGTGGGCTCGACGCATGACTCGGCCTCCAGATTAGAGGGTTCAGATTCGACCTTCTCGAGCCACCACTATAGGATATACTCGTTTCACGACAAAAGTCAAAGGATTTTCTTGTGATCGCCGGTAGCAAGTAACGTGCCAGGGAAGTTGCGATCAATCCAATTGCAAAGGCTTCTCCAGGCCATAAACTTTCACTTCAGCACGCCCTGTTGCCCCTGCGACCTGCCTCTCTCTACATTTCAAGACGTGCTTATCCGACCATAGGTTCGCTTGAGATTCCATCAGGATTTCCGCCCGTTGGTCAATCAGTGTCGTGTGCCCGACTCATCGGACATTTTTCTTTTGCCGAGGTGGACCTTCACGGGGGTTCGCGTGCCAGCAAAATTCAAGCCGGACGGACGTGCTTGTCACGTCCACTCTGCAACGCTACACCATACGTTGAGTTTCGGCGGCGACGACAAGCGTCCCCCTCTGAAGCATTTCTCATTGAAAGCAGCTCGTCAGGTCAGGTTCCAACGTTTGGATTATCCATTTCACCGACCGGGCTCGAACTGCTGGGTTCAGTTGCTGGTTAAAAGGTAGGGGCAATTCATGAATTGCCCCTACAACGCACAGAGACTCGACTCACTCGCAAAAGCCACCAAAAAAGGAATATGGCCCAAATGCTGTTCGCTTATTATGTGGTAGCTGTTGATATTTTCGGCTGGAATACTCTCTGCCGTTCATCCTAAATGAAAGTTGGCTTCTTCCGAACGAAGCACGTGCCAATGGCTTTGCCCCGGCGGCCGCCGCGCTACAACTCGGCAGCAATTGGGGCCCAAAACTTGCATCACCTGCGCTACTACCAATAAGGGTATTTCACCAGGGAAGCGCAACGATCCGATAGGAACCACTGTTGGATTTAGTAACGCCTTCCACAAGCACCCTGGCATCATGCGGAAGCGTATCACGCTGGGAACCCAGGAGTGCGTCCGAAACCTTTTCCGCCAGAATATGGACGAGGGAGGAGCTTGGCCACAATACATCTGTCTGAACCCATCGGAGGTGCGGCCATTTTTGACGCGACTGCTCGAGCAGGTCGCGCAGATGATTCGTCAAATAGCCTTCAAACAGAAGGTAAGGCTGAACCAAAACACTGCGGATCCCTTCAAGCTGCGCCACTTGCTCCAGCACATCTTCCACCCGCGGCTCAGCCGCCGCAAAATAACACAGCTTCCTGTGGGCATAACCAGTCATCCCAATCAACTCATAGACTGTTTCAACCTGACGAAGAGCCGCCTCGTCGCTTGTGCCCCGAGCAACCATCACGTAGGCGGTCTGCTCGCGTGTCAAGTTGCCATCGGCCAGCACCTCCTTTTGCCGTTCCATAGCCAGCCCTAGAAGTCTCCATCGCATTCCGTACGCTGAAGTGATGTAAACCGTGACGGACTTCTCGGCGTAGGACTCTATCGCTCGTCGTGTAAGATCCGGAATGTCTTTCTTGATGTGATCCGCGTCAAACAGCATGATGGGTACGACGATGACTTTTTGGTTGCCATTTCGCACAACCGACTCCAGCATCTCCTCCAGGCTCGGCCTTGCGATCTCCAGGAACCCAACGTAAAACGGCGGCAATCGCTGGAAGTTTCTGTTCAGCTCCTGAAAAACCTCCACGCAGAGTTCAAGACTCTGGTTAACACCAGCCTGCTCCCGCGTCCCGTGGGGAACCAAGATCACAGCCGTCGAGGGGAAGGTCTTGTCGTACATCGGGGGCAAAGTCCTAACGACCAAAAAACCAGGGCCGAGCATCCATCGTATTCCCGCACCACCGGAGACCAGCGTGACGGGCAGCAAGTTGTCGGCACGTTGGGCACGATCTGGGGAGCAGTTGATTCACGCCAGTGTTTGCGCGTCACTGCAAGCCAGCGTGGACCTCCACGCTGATCCACATTTATCGGGCCTTGAGGTTATTCTATACCGACACCGCGGGAGGGATTGCCGGGGATGCGTTAGAACGGGAAGGTGTCGTCGAGGGGGGATTGAGAGAGTTCCACGAGAAACGCCGCGAGACGCTCCACAAGGACCTCCATGACGCGGCGTCCTTTCTCGGCGGTGGCTTCATGAGGGTAGCCGGCGCCGGCATTGGTGGTCAGCAGATGCCACGGCCGGGTAATGCTCACCCAACCGCGATTGACCGCTTCAAACCGGCAGGGGCGGGGCCGACCCTCGTCCGCCGCAAGTTGGCCGTCCTCACGTCGCAGGACCAGTTCCGGCCAGTAGGCCAGGGCGAGCGACGTTTCCATTTCCCCCGCGTGGTCATCGGGATGCTGGAAGATTTGGTGGTAAACATCCCGAAAAACGGTGTACCAGTTACACAGAAACAAGTGCGCGGGGGTCTTTCCGTACATTTCCCGGAGAAACGGCTTGAGATCATTACCCCCGTGGCTGTTGAGCAGGACAATCTTGAGGATGCCCTGCGTGACCAGCGATTCCACGAGGTCTTCCAACACGCGAAAGATCGTCGTTGGATTGAGGTTCAGGGCGAATGGAAAACCGCGCTGGTTGGTCTGGGTACCGTAGGGGAGCGTGGGAAGGAGAATGACTTTCGCACCCTGATTCCATGCCGCCTCGCAGATCATTTCACCCACCAGATCGGCCTCACGGGTATCCATACTGTAAGGCAGGTGGAGATTGTGAGGCTCTGTGGCTCCGAGTGGCAGAACGGCCACCTCGTAGCGAAAGTCTTTCACCAATCCGTAAGTGAGATCGGAAAGTTTCCACGGACGCAAAAGCCCTGGATGATTCATGTCAGTCACCCCTGTCAGTACGGCTGTGATTTTGCCCAGCTTAGCGCATGGTGTACTCCCCGACAAGCCATCATCACACGGGTTTGGCCGGTATGCGACGTGGGCACAGCTTGATTCACGGCAAGCCTGCATCCGCGCTGACTTGCCGATGCTGTTCTGCCGATTATAATGCAATGGGTGGATTATTATGGAGCGGCGGCGCAACCCGATTATTGAGCCGCTCGCTGTTTTGGGACGCGTTTAACGCTCCGTCGTTATCATCTTCATTATCCAAAGGGCGTCCCACTTGAGACGGCGCAGGCCGATGAAAATATTCGGGACGATTCGGTCGTGTAAGTTGTGTCAAGCCCCGCGGAGAGAGGAAACAAGGCAAGAGTCGGTGATCAGTCGGAGTGGCGCCAAGACAGTCAGAGTTCACGTCACGTTATCTTGATTCCCTTTTTTGTCATTCTCCACTAGTTGCGTTATCCATGGCGGCACTCCCGCCGGTCCTGATGGGAGGGAACATCGGACCGGCACCCTTCTGGGAACGATCGCAGGGCTCTTGCCCACTCTGGCGGAAGACCTGATCCGGGTTGCTTACGATCTGGGCTCAGGCGGCTTGACCAACGGTGCCGGGTGGTCTTTTCACACATGCTCAGCACAACAGAAGTTCTGATCTGCTGGTTCTGCTCCCGGCGCTGGATTCCCTTGCGGCCCCGTGGGCCGGAGGAATGCTCTCATGCGCGTCTCAGATTTGGGATTGCCGGCAGTGGCGATGCCGGCCGTGGTCACGCCCGTCGGTAAGGAGCAACAGTCTTCGCCAGGTAACGCGTTGCAAACATCGCCGACGAATCAGGAGCCGTCTCAGGGCCAGAATAACAGGGTCCCCCTCCATCGGCTTGCCGAAGTCCGGATCAGGCAGGGGGTCACCCGGCGGACGATGGCCCGGCGGATGAAAGTGGATGTCCGCACGGTGAAACGTGAGGAGGATCCCTATACGGATCTCCCGCTGTCTGCGCTCTACCGCTGGCAAAAAGCGTTACAGGTGCCCCTTGTGGAGTTGCTGTCCGACATCGAGGAGCCACTGTCGGCGCCAGTTCTGCAACGGGCACGGCTCCTCCGCATGATGAAGACGGCCCGAACCATCCAGGTGAGGACGAAACAGCCCTCCGTCCGGTACCTTGCTGACATGCTCGTCCAGCAACTTCTGGAGCTGATGCCCGAACTGGCCGACGTAACCCCCTGGCCGGGTGGCCGATCCAAGCGGCAACCCACCGTGGGCGAAATCGCCCAGCATCCCCAGAAATTTCGGATGCGTTGAAGGATCACGTTGACGGCGTACCGAACACGGTGATCTGTGGGCAACGGGTCACCGTGTTACCCAATTTCACGGTCCCTTTCGAATTACCTGGGGCTAGGTCAACCGGACCCCCGTCAGAAAATCCCTGCGCGGGGCGGTAATCTACCATCAAAACTGGCCAACGGCCACTCAGGTTAAACCTCTCTTTTGGCACTCAAAAACGATTCTTAATTTCCCATCTTCTCTTGTTAGTCCACATTCACACCGATGGCAAAGCAAAATGCGCTATTTCCACACGCTAATACTTCGTGTTCAATAGGGAAGTCGCCGGAGAATACAGAACTGTCACTTTGCCCCGAATGCCTGGGGGCCCGGTTATGACCACCCCGCGCATGCAGTTCCTGGACGGTTTGCTCGCACAATCGGCCAATTCGGCAGGCTTGCGTTCCCATGGGACGCACCGCAGCCTTAGAAGCTCGAGTTTTCTCGTCGCTGGGATGTTGCTTGGCTTGCTTGCCGTGGGCTGTCAAAAAGCATCCCGACAGGAGGAGACTCCCCCGTCTCCGATTGAGGAACTCGGCAAGTTGCCCGGCGTGCGGAAGACCCTCCTGCCCGCTCTTCGGGAGGAGCTTGCCAGAATCGAGGAGGAAGGTGGAACTCCAGAACTTATGACGCCGCGTCTTCCTCCCCCGGAAGAAAACCTGGCTGCGGTGTTCCACAAACTCTTTCCCGCTGACCGCCTCGAATTCCTTTTAGCTAGGAGTCGAGAATTAGTCCTGAGCGGACTTCCGGCGGATGATGCGGCCGCCGGGGCGTTGCAGGAGTTCTTGCGGCCTCTGGAAGTGCAGCAAAAAGCGGTTCGCGCAGCTTTGCATCGACCGAAATGTGTCTTTCCGATCGCTTACACCGCCGGATTTGCCGCCGACCTGCGGTTTGCCGATCACGTCATCATGGCCACCCGGGTGGAGCTCCTGCAGGCATTGCTAAGTGCCTCCAAAGGGGAGTCAGGCCGGTCTCTGGAAAGCATTGGAGTGGCGTTGAGGATCAGCCATCGGTTGAGCCAGACCGCCCATCCCCACCTGCGATTCGAAGCTGCTCGGCTGCGCCGTGCCGTTCTGGATGTGCTCCAGGAAATTTTCTCCCACGGCAAAGTGTTTCGCGAGGACGCGGCCAGGCTCAACGAGGTCGTGAGAAACATCCTGGCAACATGGCCTGAGGACGCCGATACCTGGAAGGCCGCCCGAGCTCTTGGTCTCCACGCTTATGAGGTGGTTCGCATTGGACGCCTGTTTGATCTATTGACCGACGAGGAAGCAAAGACGCTCTCCCAGGAGTACGACCTCCGCACCCTTGTGGAAAAGACCCGCGCCCATGCGGATCAGGACGAACTCTATTATCTCACCCAAATGCGGCAGGTGATTGACCTATCGCGGAAGCCCTACTTCGAACGAAAACCCGCACTTGACCGCCTGGTTAGCGAATGGCAGGCGAGAAAGGCGGACGAAGAGGTTTTGGTGGCCTGTCGCATCCTCCTGCCTATGGTAGAGCCTGGGCAACTGGTCCAGGCGGAAGATCGTGCCAATATGCTGGCGTGGGCGGTGGCACTCGATGCGGCTTTGGGTCATCAAAATGCCACGGAGGTTGTCAATCCGCTGACGGGAGAGAAGTACTGGGTCGAGTCCAGCGGCGATTGGCTCTACATTAATGGCATCGGGACCGACCTTGGGCGGCATGGTGCCATCGCGATCCCCCGTTTTCCGTCGCCGAAATGAAATCGGGCCTCTACATGGGAGCCATTGTGGATTCACTCTTGGTGGACTGGGAACCTTCCCCGGCGGGTTGAGAGGTGGAGAAGTTCTGGCTCTTTTTCCCGTTCCCGTTGTTGGTCATGCCCAGCGATTTTCGCACGATCGGTCCCAGCAGGGGATGATTGATCAGTTTCAGGTCTTTTTCGTCAGCGATCTGCCGAAGGTCGTCACGTGCTCGGAAGAATGCTTCCACAACCTGCGGGTCCCACTGGCGACCTGCTCCCTTGCGGATGATTTCGTCGATTTTGTCGTTGGGCATCCGGGAGCGATACGGACGGTTGCTCGCCATCGCATCATAGGCGTCGGCCACCGCGACAATTCGGGCGATGGGAGGAATGGCCTCGCCAGCCAATTTATGGGGATAGCCCGTCCCATCCCATGACTCGTGATGGTGCAGCACCACAGGCAGAATATCATCCAGTTGCTTGAGTCCGGCAAGAATCCGGTGCCCTTTCTCCACATGGGTCTTGATGTGGTCGTACTCCTCATCCGTGAGTTTACCGGGTTTTTGAAGCACCGCGTCATTCACCCCGATTTTACCGATATCGTGAAGCAGTCCTGCCAGGTAAACTCGGGAAAGCATTTCGGGAGGATAGCCCATCTCCTGCGCCAGTCGCACAGCGATCCGGGCAACGCGGTCACTGTGACCACACGTGTAGGGATCCTTGGCATCAATCGCCGATGTGAGCGCCCTGATCACACCCGCCAGAAGCATCGACTGCTGTCGATAAAGCTCAAGGTTGGCACTGTGGACCCCAATGATCGTCGCCACGGAATGGAGCAGGTTGGCCTCCATGCTGCCAAACTGCTGATCCTGGCGATGATTGAAAGCGGCCAGATAGCCCAGCAGGTTCTCACCTTCCGTCACCGGGACGGCGATGACATTGCGAATCGAGAATGCTTCAAAAGTAAATGGATCGGAAAAGTTCCGGACCAGAGGGTCGATCGCTTTGCGAACATTCCAGTGCTCCATAAGGGAGCAGAATTGCTCGTCGGTCAGGGGTAAATTCCCCGCCTTCAGTAACACATTTTGAGTGCGGACCTTTCCGAGGTAGTTTTCATCCGTTGAGTCCACAGGCAGGAGAACCAGCCCGATGCCTTGCGCTGGCACCACCTCCATCAGCCAGTCGATGGCAATTTTGGCGAGCTCTTCGTCCGTTTTGGAAAGTCGCAAATTGCGGGTTAAACGGTGGAGAAGGCTGATTTCTTCGTAAACGCCGGCCAGGTGCATGGACATTTCGTCGGCCTGGCTTTCCAGGTCCTCCACACGATCAAGTGTGCGGAAGTGCTCACGGCACGCATCCGCCACTTGGAGCAGAATCCGCGGATCCCAAACGTGTTGGTGAGCCGCCCAATGATGGAGATGGCTCGCCTTGGCCCCGAGACGCTCGGCGTGGGCGTCGAGGGAATCCTGCGGCGACAGGGGTGCGGTGAGAAACACAGCGGCCGCCACGTGCCATTCCTCCCCGGCGCGAAAAGGAACGGCGAGGGCCGTCAGGGGAGACTCCTCCCAAATAATCTCGGACTGTTTCCGATTCGCGACGACCCGGCAAAGTATCCCAAACTGTTCCCAATCAATCGACGGCTGTTCCGGCTTGGCCAAAAGTTCCCCAGTCTCCCCTTTGAACACAGCAAAATCGGTCCCGAAACTTTTGGCTAGAAAGCGGAGACGCTTTGAACCTGACGGCGATGCCAAGCATACCGCCGCCCAGACTTGGGCGACATCAGAGCCTTCACCGCTTGCCCATTCCTTCCAGCTCTCGAGCAGGGAAGATTCGCCTATGGTCATGGTTGATTCCCTCACTTGTTTCCGCCACGCACACTTCGTCGCCCCACTCGATGAGATCCTTCATATCGGCCTTTGCAATCGAAAATCTCATCCCGTTGACTAAGTGTCATTGCCACTGGTCTGCCCATCCGGCGACTTATTCCGACTCATTTCCCCGCACCAGGCCCCAGTGAAAATTTAGGACACTTTTTCCATTCACGCAAAATGTCTGGCCGTCCTGACAGAAATATTCTGGATTCTGCCACGGGAAGAATCGGCATTACCTTCCCCACGGACGAATTACCCGGGAGAACGTTGAAAGAGCCACTGAGCTGTGCCGGACACCGAAAAACCGATTGGGGGCCGGTGATGAAAATCTCGGTCGGGGATTTAATCCGCTCCGCGCAGGATGGCCCACAAATCACCCGGTGCACATAATGAAGGGCTGACAGCGGCCCTTCAGATAAGAGGTCCCAAAAAGTTCCCGGAAATGTCTGTCAGTGTGAAAAAAAGAGCCGCGTCCCAAACAATCCATTCGGGACGCGGCCGCTTCCGGGAGGGACAAAGGGGAACGGGTTTATCCGGTGAATTTCAAGGACTCATCAACCCTGCTTTTTCTCCTCCTTTTTGCGGGGCTCGAAGCCTTTCTCGAATCCCGCATTACCGAACACAGCATTAAAACGCTCGGCATCAGCCATTTTCTCGATCTTGCCCGCACATCCCTTGCAGCAGAAATGCACCTCCAATCCACCAATCTCGGCCTTTTGCTCGGTCGAGACGGGGCGACCGGTCAACGGGCAAGCCTTTTGAGTGTACTGCTTGGTCAAAACAAGCTGTTGATTGGCCTTGGCCGCGTACTTGTCCTTATGCTTGTTGAACTCTTCGATGCAGTCCGGGCAGCAGAAAAACACTTTCCCGCCGCGATAATCGGCAGAGACTTCTTTCTTGGCCTCTCCGCCCATCACCGGGCATTCAATCTTCGGACCCTTCTTGGGCGCGCCTTCGAGAGCGGTCAACTGAGCGGCCACCCCTCCCTTCTCCTGGGCGGCATCGACCGGACAGGACTGATCTGTATCGCAGGCCTTTCCAGCGCAGCAGGCGGACTTTTCACCGTCAACCTTATCCGCAACTTCGGAAACCGCTCCGCCACCGCAGCACCCGCCCGCCACAGCTTTGACCGGACACTGGCCAGAGGTCTCGTCGCCCGTCGTGGATGAGGAGCTAAAGAGGATGGAACCCCCGATAATTCCGGCACTCAAGCTAACAAATGCAATTAGGTACTTCATATTTCTCCTCCTCTCGTTGACCCTCCTCTCGCATCCGCCGGCGCGGGTGGAAAATTTCGTCAGAATCAATTGCTGAATTAAGCATAGGCAGGGCAGCCAATGCGGTCAAGTGTTCAAATACGACATATTTGCTAATGTTTTTTGGGCCCCCCGCACAAACGCTCTTGGGGCGGCAGGCCGGCCGCTATGTCCGCCCGGTCTCAGCGGCAATAATGAACTGATTGTGCGGCAGCGTCTCAGGCCGCGAGCCGGTAAAGCCGCGGGCGGAACCGAAGTAAAGCGCGTTGTTGATCCAGATTGGGTAACATTTCCTCGGGGTTCTGGTTTTTCTGGTGATGGAGCGGCCGGTGATCCTCGACCATCCTTTCGGAGCGCCAAGCCATGCCAAAAATCATTGATCTTTCGCTTCCGTTGACCGACGGCGGGCCGAGTTATCCCAAAGATCCACCCCTCCGCATCGAGGTTTACCGTCGGCTTCCGGATGACGGATGCAACGTGACGCAAATCACGATGGGCACGCACCAAGGAACTCACTGCGACGCCCCGTTTCATTTTTTGGAGGAAGGCCGTCCGGTCGATCAGGTGCCTCTGGAGCGCTTCTATGGCCCGGCCACCCTTGTGGACCTCGCACCCGGCGGAGAACTGCCTCCCAAAACACCCATCACCCCAGATATGCTCCAGCCCTTTGCCAAGTACTTTCGGGAGGGAAGCCGCGTCATCTGCCGGACGGGTTGGTACCGCCGTTTTGGTCAGCCTGAGTATTTCATTGATCTTCCCTCCCTTACAGTAGAGGCGGCGCAGTGGATCGCCGCTCGCCGCATCAGTCTGTTGGGCATTGATATGCCGACGCCGAGCAAAATTGCTGGTCACGAGGTCCATCGGATTCTGCTGGCCCCGGGAGCCGAGATTGTTCTCGTGGAAGCCCTCACCAATCTCGATGCCTTGCCGCAGGAGTTCATTTTCGCGGGTTTCCCGCTCAAACTGGTGGGCAGGGATGGTTCCCCAATAAGGGCTGTGGCCATCATCCCGGATGAATAGCCCCGTAGTTCCCCCAGAGGACAATTGAGCGTCAAACCCCGGTGAGCCCCGCTCTACCCCCTCGCTTCCGAAGACCCTTCCGGATATTGAGACACGTTCCGAAGACCCTTCCGGATATTGAGACACGTTCGGTGGGAAGAAGTGTTCGCCACTTTCCGCAAACACCAGGGACAAAATCATGGACGAGCACACTCACACGTATGAGGAAGCTGACTACCGGCCGGCGGTTGCCCCGCCCCCGCAATCCATCTTCATCCCGGGAACGCAAATCGAAATCATTCGCCCCATTGATAGTCCGGGCATCTATCGACATGCTCTGTTTGATTTTGACGGGACATTGAGCCTGATTCGGGAAGGCTGGCCGGACGTCATGATCCCGATGATGGTGGAGATCCTGCTGGCCACTGGAACCACGGAGACGCCGCAGGAGCTCGAAGAATTGGTTCGGAACTTTGTCACCGAATTGACAGGAAAACAGACGATTTACCAGATGATCCGATTGGCGGAAGAGGTGGCCCGGCGGGGTGGTCGACCGCTCGATCCCGCTGAGTACAAGCGGATCTATCACGAACGTCTCATGGCGCGCATCGAGCATCGCCGGGAAGGCCTCCGCAGCGGACGAATCAGGCCCGAGGACATGCTTGTTCCCGGCGCGATTGAGCTGCTGGAAGAGCTTTGTCGCCGCAGAGTAAAGCTGTACCTGGCCAGTGGTACGGACGAGGTCTATGTCCAGGAGGAAGCCCGGCTGCTGGGGCTGGACAAATACTTCGGTCCCCATATCTACGGGGCGATTGACGACTATAGACGTTTTTCCAAGGCCATGGTCATCGAACAGATTCTGACAAGTAACCAAATCACTGGCCGGGAACTTCTCGGGTTCGGGGATGGATATGTGGAAATCCAGAATGTGAAGGAGGTCGGGGGAACCGCGGTGGCGGTGGCAAGTGACGAAGCCCACAAAAGCGGCAAGCCCGACCCGTGGAAACGTCAAAGGTTGATCGGGGTGGGGGCGGATGTGGTCATCCCCGATTATCGGGAATGGCGAGCGCTCATCGGTTATCTTTGGGGAGTAATTCAGATTCCCGCTGGATGATGACAGGCTGGCATGCCCGCATCGCGGCCGCCACGATATTTCCATGCTGACCGCGCGGTGGCAGAATAGCCGTAGAAGACTGTCAATCCGGCTGGAAAAAGGAAAGCCCTATGCCCTATCCACAGTTTGATCGTTCGCGGGTAACGCTGCGTCCATTGAGCGAGCGAATTCATGACCTGAACCGCAGCATCCTTCTGGATCCGAATAACCTTCAGGTCACGTTTCGACATCCCGCGATTCCTGTCCTGGCCGAAAGAATCACCCAGGCCGCGGTAAAAAAGGCATCCATCATCGCTTTTTGCGGCGCCCATGTCCTGAGGAAAGGCAATGGCCCCCTTCTTATTGACCTGATGGCGAAAGGACTTTTAACACATTTGGCCCTCAACGGCGCTGGGGCGATTCACGACTTCGAGCTGGCGCTCATCGGCGCGACCTGCGAGAGCGTCGCTCGGTATATCCGCACCGGACAGTTTGGCCTGTGGCGCGAGACCGGTCGAATCAATGAGGCGGCGATTCTGGCGGCGCGGGAGGGCATCGGGTTCGGCGAAGCCCTGGGACGAATGATCGAAGAAGAACAATTCCCATACCGGCAAACAAGTGTTCTGGCGGCGGGATATCGGCTAGGCGTCCCAGTGACGGTCCATGTGGCCATTGGGCAAGATATCGTGCACGAACATCCTAACTTTGACGCAGCGGCCACCGGCCAGGCGTCGTACACAGATTTTCTGGTTTTCACCGAGAGCGTAGCCCATCTGGAAGGCGGCGTGTACCTCAATATTGGGTCGGCCGTTGCAGGACCGGAGGTCTATCTCAAGGCCCTTAGCATGGCGCGGAACGTGGCACGGCAGGAAGGCCGGGAAATCCGGCACTTCACGACGGCGGTGTTTGACCTAATACCGATCGGCGACGACTGGCGCAGTGAAGCG
This is a stretch of genomic DNA from Thermogutta terrifontis. It encodes these proteins:
- a CDS encoding sirohydrochlorin chelatase; translation: MYDKTFPSTAVILVPHGTREQAGVNQSLELCVEVFQELNRNFQRLPPFYVGFLEIARPSLEEMLESVVRNGNQKVIVVPIMLFDADHIKKDIPDLTRRAIESYAEKSVTVYITSAYGMRWRLLGLAMERQKEVLADGNLTREQTAYVMVARGTSDEAALRQVETVYELIGMTGYAHRKLCYFAAAEPRVEDVLEQVAQLEGIRSVLVQPYLLFEGYLTNHLRDLLEQSRQKWPHLRWVQTDVLWPSSSLVHILAEKVSDALLGSQRDTLPHDARVLVEGVTKSNSGSYRIVALPW
- a CDS encoding creatininase family protein produces the protein MNHPGLLRPWKLSDLTYGLVKDFRYEVAVLPLGATEPHNLHLPYSMDTREADLVGEMICEAAWNQGAKVILLPTLPYGTQTNQRGFPFALNLNPTTIFRVLEDLVESLVTQGILKIVLLNSHGGNDLKPFLREMYGKTPAHLFLCNWYTVFRDVYHQIFQHPDDHAGEMETSLALAYWPELVLRREDGQLAADEGRPRPCRFEAVNRGWVSITRPWHLLTTNAGAGYPHEATAEKGRRVMEVLVERLAAFLVELSQSPLDDTFPF
- a CDS encoding helix-turn-helix domain-containing protein, yielding MRVSDLGLPAVAMPAVVTPVGKEQQSSPGNALQTSPTNQEPSQGQNNRVPLHRLAEVRIRQGVTRRTMARRMKVDVRTVKREEDPYTDLPLSALYRWQKALQVPLVELLSDIEEPLSAPVLQRARLLRMMKTARTIQVRTKQPSVRYLADMLVQQLLELMPELADVTPWPGGRSKRQPTVGEIAQHPQKFRMR
- a CDS encoding HD-GYP domain-containing protein; its protein translation is MTIGESSLLESWKEWASGEGSDVAQVWAAVCLASPSGSKRLRFLAKSFGTDFAVFKGETGELLAKPEQPSIDWEQFGILCRVVANRKQSEIIWEESPLTALAVPFRAGEEWHVAAAVFLTAPLSPQDSLDAHAERLGAKASHLHHWAAHQHVWDPRILLQVADACREHFRTLDRVEDLESQADEMSMHLAGVYEEISLLHRLTRNLRLSKTDEELAKIAIDWLMEVVPAQGIGLVLLPVDSTDENYLGKVRTQNVLLKAGNLPLTDEQFCSLMEHWNVRKAIDPLVRNFSDPFTFEAFSIRNVIAVPVTEGENLLGYLAAFNHRQDQQFGSMEANLLHSVATIIGVHSANLELYRQQSMLLAGVIRALTSAIDAKDPYTCGHSDRVARIAVRLAQEMGYPPEMLSRVYLAGLLHDIGKIGVNDAVLQKPGKLTDEEYDHIKTHVEKGHRILAGLKQLDDILPVVLHHHESWDGTGYPHKLAGEAIPPIARIVAVADAYDAMASNRPYRSRMPNDKIDEIIRKGAGRQWDPQVVEAFFRARDDLRQIADEKDLKLINHPLLGPIVRKSLGMTNNGNGKKSQNFSTSQPAGEGSQSTKSESTMAPM
- a CDS encoding cyclase family protein, with the protein product MPKIIDLSLPLTDGGPSYPKDPPLRIEVYRRLPDDGCNVTQITMGTHQGTHCDAPFHFLEEGRPVDQVPLERFYGPATLVDLAPGGELPPKTPITPDMLQPFAKYFREGSRVICRTGWYRRFGQPEYFIDLPSLTVEAAQWIAARRISLLGIDMPTPSKIAGHEVHRILLAPGAEIVLVEALTNLDALPQEFIFAGFPLKLVGRDGSPIRAVAIIPDE
- a CDS encoding HAD family hydrolase gives rise to the protein MDEHTHTYEEADYRPAVAPPPQSIFIPGTQIEIIRPIDSPGIYRHALFDFDGTLSLIREGWPDVMIPMMVEILLATGTTETPQELEELVRNFVTELTGKQTIYQMIRLAEEVARRGGRPLDPAEYKRIYHERLMARIEHRREGLRSGRIRPEDMLVPGAIELLEELCRRRVKLYLASGTDEVYVQEEARLLGLDKYFGPHIYGAIDDYRRFSKAMVIEQILTSNQITGRELLGFGDGYVEIQNVKEVGGTAVAVASDEAHKSGKPDPWKRQRLIGVGADVVIPDYREWRALIGYLWGVIQIPAG